A stretch of Bradyrhizobium sp. AZCC 2262 DNA encodes these proteins:
- a CDS encoding ABC transporter ATP-binding protein → MTEVALQAVELVRRIEGAVSHTLVNGIDLAVNKGEFVAITGPSGSGKSSLLYLLGLLDAPSEGEVIICGQPTSKLSESDRADVRLTKCGFVFQFHFLLPEFTSLDNVLLPMRAAGKMTEGEMRERGLALLDSLGLSEHANKRPNQLSGGQRQRVAIARALANRPEIIVADEPTGALDTASTEQVFSILRDIADQGQTVVVVTHDPALAARADRRIHIVDGKIAEITGRSGGELVCEAAS, encoded by the coding sequence ATGACCGAGGTCGCATTGCAGGCGGTGGAGCTGGTTCGCCGCATCGAGGGCGCCGTGTCGCACACCCTCGTCAACGGGATTGATCTTGCGGTGAACAAGGGCGAGTTCGTCGCCATTACCGGGCCGTCGGGATCGGGCAAATCGTCGCTGCTCTATTTGCTTGGCCTGCTCGATGCGCCCAGCGAAGGCGAGGTCATCATCTGCGGTCAGCCGACCTCGAAACTGTCGGAATCGGACCGGGCCGATGTCCGTCTGACCAAATGCGGCTTCGTGTTCCAGTTTCACTTCCTGCTGCCGGAATTCACCTCGCTCGACAATGTGCTGCTGCCGATGCGTGCCGCGGGCAAGATGACTGAAGGCGAGATGCGGGAGCGCGGCCTTGCTCTGCTCGACTCACTTGGGCTTAGCGAGCACGCCAACAAGCGTCCCAACCAGCTCTCCGGCGGCCAGCGCCAGCGCGTTGCCATTGCCCGTGCGCTTGCCAACCGTCCCGAGATCATCGTGGCCGATGAGCCGACCGGCGCCCTCGATACGGCATCGACCGAACAGGTGTTTTCGATCCTCCGCGACATCGCGGACCAGGGCCAGACCGTGGTCGTGGTGACCCACGATCCAGCACTGGCCGCCCGCGCCGACCGCCGCATCCACATCGTCGACGGCAAGATCGCCGAGATCACCGGACGGAGTGGCGGCGAGCTGGTTTGTGAGGCGGCAAGTTAG
- a CDS encoding class I SAM-dependent methyltransferase, translating to MGRFATTAALYEQFRPPYSPEFFRAVVDRLRLGKQHALIDLGTGPGLLALGFAPYVGRIVGVDPEPAMLEVAGQAADRAGHDLALIESAAEALPREVGSFDVVTIGRALHWMDRDRIGSLLERLVAPGGVVLVCAARSATEGRNYWLEAYNEARRYWSGTTERTRYRPDLAAVLADTRFRIGETIAVEGSHELSARDLAYRILTLSGSSPAVLGDKVDAMLHDVEQRLLPFSRAGSLREVVIANADVAIAPVL from the coding sequence TGTACGAGCAATTCCGTCCACCTTATTCGCCCGAATTCTTCCGGGCTGTCGTGGACAGGCTGAGGCTTGGTAAGCAGCATGCGCTAATCGATCTTGGCACGGGTCCGGGACTCCTCGCGCTCGGCTTTGCCCCGTATGTCGGGCGGATCGTTGGCGTAGATCCGGAGCCGGCCATGCTTGAGGTCGCAGGACAGGCCGCCGATCGCGCAGGACATGATCTTGCGCTGATAGAGAGTGCGGCCGAGGCGTTGCCGCGCGAGGTTGGCTCGTTTGACGTCGTCACCATCGGTCGTGCGTTGCACTGGATGGATCGCGACCGGATCGGTTCGCTGCTGGAGCGGCTGGTCGCTCCAGGCGGCGTGGTCCTCGTCTGCGCGGCGCGCTCCGCAACCGAAGGCCGCAACTATTGGCTCGAGGCATATAATGAGGCTCGGCGCTATTGGTCCGGAACGACCGAGCGCACGCGTTATCGCCCGGATCTCGCGGCCGTTCTTGCCGATACACGATTTCGCATCGGGGAGACGATCGCGGTTGAAGGCAGTCACGAATTGAGCGCAAGAGATTTGGCCTACCGCATCCTCACGCTCTCTGGTTCTTCACCCGCCGTACTCGGCGACAAGGTCGATGCAATGCTGCACGACGTCGAGCAGCGCCTGTTGCCGTTCAGCCGTGCCGGATCGCTCAGGGAGGTCGTCATTGCGAATGCGGACGTTGCGATCGCGCCTGTACTCTAA